A genomic window from Micromonospora sp. WMMA1947 includes:
- a CDS encoding lytic polysaccharide monooxygenase: MKISRTARRLGLAAVAVLVASFTMVVVNQAGPASAHGSVTNPPSRNYGCYERWGSDHLNPTMAQTDPMCWQAWQANPNTMWNWNGLYRENVGGNHQAAVPDGQLCSGGRTQNGLYASLDAVGAWTAKPMPNNFTLTLTDGARHGADYMLIYITKQGFDPTTQPLTWNSLELVLRTGSYPTTGLYEAQVNAGNRTGRHVVYTIWQASHLDQPYYLCSDVIFGGGGNPPPTTPPPTTTPPTTPPPTTTPPTTPPPAGNGACTATFRKTNEWSGGFGAEVTVRAGNAAISGWTVAWTWPNGQSITNAWNATVTSSGSSVSASNVAYNGSLSANASTSFGFNASWNGTNSTPTLTCTAR; the protein is encoded by the coding sequence ATGAAAATCTCACGGACAGCACGCCGTCTGGGACTGGCTGCGGTCGCAGTTCTCGTCGCCTCGTTCACGATGGTCGTGGTCAACCAGGCCGGTCCGGCCTCGGCGCACGGATCGGTCACCAACCCGCCGTCACGCAACTACGGATGTTACGAGCGCTGGGGTTCCGATCACCTCAACCCCACGATGGCCCAGACCGACCCGATGTGCTGGCAGGCGTGGCAGGCCAACCCGAACACGATGTGGAACTGGAACGGCCTGTACCGCGAGAACGTCGGCGGCAACCACCAGGCCGCCGTGCCGGACGGGCAGCTGTGCAGCGGCGGTCGCACCCAGAACGGCCTGTACGCCTCGCTCGACGCGGTCGGCGCGTGGACCGCGAAGCCGATGCCGAACAACTTCACCCTGACGCTGACCGACGGTGCTCGGCACGGCGCCGACTACATGCTGATCTACATCACCAAGCAGGGTTTCGACCCGACCACCCAGCCCCTCACCTGGAACAGCCTCGAGCTGGTACTCCGTACCGGCAGCTACCCGACCACCGGGCTCTACGAGGCGCAGGTGAACGCGGGCAACCGCACCGGGCGGCACGTCGTCTACACCATCTGGCAGGCGTCCCACCTCGACCAGCCGTACTACCTGTGCAGTGACGTGATCTTCGGCGGCGGCGGCAACCCGCCGCCCACGACCCCGCCGCCCACCACCACGCCGCCGACGACCCCGCCGCCCACCACGACGCCCCCGACGACCCCGCCGCCGGCCGGAAACGGCGCCTGCACCGCCACCTTCCGCAAGACGAACGAGTGGTCCGGTGGCTTCGGCGCCGAGGTCACCGTCCGGGCCGGTAACGCCGCGATCTCCGGATGGACGGTGGCGTGGACCTGGCCCAACGGCCAGAGCATCACCAACGCCTGGAACGCGACGGTCACCTCGAGCGGTTCGTCGGTCTCCGCGTCGAACGTCGCCTACAACGGTTCCCTGAGCGCCAACGCCAGCACCAGCTTCGGCTTCAACGCCTCCTGGAACGGCACCAACTCCACACCCACCCTCACCTGCACCGCCCGGTAA
- a CDS encoding Ig-like domain-containing protein, giving the protein MTMVLRPAYAATACTVDYTITREWSSGFWAELTVTNLGAPVTDWWLRFRQANGQTITMGLDRLPDGYTLGSGELYPVTMLRPPAGSTLPTGASVTVRFGGNYRGADPEPTDWVLSGQPCDADGGGPTGSSPPSASGSPQPSPLPGGPSVALTSPLPNDFFAAPGVVPIRAEATAAPGRRIERVEFRERGTLLAVDTTAPYAFDWRGVPPNSGTHVTATAYDSAGARATAEVRGVRVLPPQAPGAAPALKAFGNRILTVTADPRPYRPRGVIRSAAPGECAWGPIRWDGPVDDASVGALRARGVNAVRVVLSDACYVYTGSPADRQNRVGYLDEAARYVDRLVRGGITPVVSLRQSDILATRSFWSAVAEVFGDDNAVVLDISPYDFPAAGGTDPAAVWTCWRDGGPACLDAGLPNFGVQEQIRLLRVHGSFNLVLAAGVDGGNDLRRWLEYRPADPDGRSVAAAWRVDDRSACATPACWQSTLLPVAAQVPLVATDVSAGPAAPTFVPRTVTWLDRHGIGHLRR; this is encoded by the coding sequence ATGACCATGGTGCTGCGGCCGGCGTACGCCGCGACGGCGTGCACGGTGGACTACACGATCACCCGGGAGTGGTCCAGCGGCTTCTGGGCCGAGCTCACCGTCACCAACCTGGGCGCTCCGGTCACCGACTGGTGGCTGCGATTCCGGCAGGCAAACGGCCAGACGATCACCATGGGCCTCGACCGGCTGCCGGACGGATACACGCTCGGCAGCGGCGAGCTGTACCCGGTGACCATGCTCCGCCCACCGGCGGGCTCCACGCTGCCCACCGGCGCCTCGGTGACTGTGCGGTTCGGCGGCAACTACCGGGGCGCCGACCCCGAGCCGACCGACTGGGTGTTGAGCGGCCAGCCGTGCGACGCGGACGGCGGCGGCCCGACCGGCTCGTCGCCGCCGTCGGCCTCGGGGAGCCCGCAGCCCAGCCCACTGCCGGGCGGGCCGTCGGTGGCGCTCACCTCGCCCCTGCCCAACGACTTCTTCGCCGCGCCGGGCGTCGTCCCGATCCGTGCGGAGGCCACGGCGGCGCCCGGCCGGCGGATCGAGCGGGTCGAGTTCCGCGAGCGCGGCACGTTACTCGCCGTGGACACCACCGCGCCGTACGCGTTCGACTGGCGCGGCGTGCCGCCGAACAGCGGTACCCACGTCACCGCCACCGCCTACGACAGCGCCGGCGCCCGGGCCACCGCCGAGGTCCGCGGCGTCCGGGTGCTCCCGCCGCAGGCACCCGGTGCCGCCCCCGCGCTGAAGGCGTTCGGCAATCGCATCCTCACGGTCACCGCCGACCCGAGGCCGTACCGGCCACGCGGAGTCATCCGGTCGGCCGCGCCCGGCGAGTGCGCGTGGGGACCGATTCGCTGGGACGGCCCGGTCGACGACGCGTCAGTGGGCGCGCTGCGGGCCCGCGGCGTCAACGCGGTGCGGGTCGTGCTGAGTGACGCCTGCTACGTCTACACCGGCAGCCCTGCCGACAGGCAGAACCGCGTCGGCTACCTCGACGAGGCGGCCCGGTACGTCGACCGGCTCGTCCGGGGCGGCATCACACCCGTCGTGTCGCTGCGCCAGAGCGACATCCTCGCCACGCGCTCGTTCTGGAGCGCGGTGGCGGAGGTGTTCGGCGACGACAACGCGGTGGTCCTCGACATCTCGCCGTACGACTTCCCGGCGGCGGGCGGCACCGACCCCGCGGCGGTCTGGACCTGTTGGCGCGACGGCGGCCCCGCCTGCCTGGACGCCGGCCTGCCGAACTTCGGCGTGCAGGAGCAGATCCGCCTGCTTCGCGTCCACGGCTCGTTCAACCTGGTCCTCGCCGCCGGGGTCGACGGCGGCAACGACCTGCGCCGGTGGCTTGAGTACCGCCCGGCCGACCCGGACGGCCGCAGCGTGGCCGCCGCCTGGCGCGTCGACGACCGCTCGGCCTGCGCCACGCCGGCCTGCTGGCAGTCCACGCTGCTTCCGGTCGCCGCCCAGGTACCGCTGGTCGCCACCGACGTCAGCGCCGGCCCGGCAGCGCCGACGTTCGTGCCGCGGACGGTCACCTGGCTCGACCGGCACGGCATCGGCCACCTGCGCCGGTGA
- a CDS encoding RICIN domain-containing protein translates to MIDHFLTRITLLRGHAAGPTRRTRSLRRLLIALVAAMTAMAGGVVVMSSPAIAATSQFRGMNWAVLGDNFSTGPLVVQGLSSSDSNATVRAKANALYDDMASTMGVNTVRLPINTHTVGTAWWEAYRGAVDAATARGFKVILAYWEDGAASGGRITNLAAWNAMWSTVTNTYGSNPNVYFEPMNEPHGYSSTEWRNVAANWLSYHYSAVPSRVLIGGTGFSQDLRDVCNDTRFASTLLSFHHYAFFYGEMTYDAFRGHIQTRLGNCASRAVATEFGAPMNDGRNYADANSTDNFVRHIRAMAQVMRDNRMGGTYWPALGGKPGTIGYDWYSMYSLSGGGTDLNLTVRNTSGADQIRYAWGDTVGGGPTTSPPTGTFYRITVRHSGKAMDVQQPNTDNGARVGQYTYNGNAWQQWQFQDAGGGYWRLVSRNSGKCLDVVSASTADGAELIQYTCGGGANQQFQMVADGSYFQLRARHSGKCVDVPAASTADGVILKQYACNTGANQQWSRTSV, encoded by the coding sequence GTGATCGACCACTTCTTGACGCGGATCACGTTGCTGCGGGGTCACGCAGCGGGACCAACGCGGCGCACCCGGTCGTTACGCCGGCTGCTGATCGCGCTGGTGGCCGCGATGACGGCGATGGCCGGCGGCGTCGTCGTCATGTCGTCGCCCGCCATTGCCGCCACCAGCCAGTTCCGAGGCATGAACTGGGCCGTGCTGGGTGACAACTTCAGCACCGGCCCCCTCGTCGTGCAGGGCCTGAGCTCCTCCGACAGCAACGCGACGGTACGGGCCAAGGCCAACGCCCTCTACGACGACATGGCTTCGACCATGGGGGTCAACACCGTCCGGCTGCCCATCAACACCCACACGGTCGGGACGGCGTGGTGGGAGGCCTACCGAGGCGCCGTCGACGCCGCCACCGCCCGCGGGTTCAAGGTCATCCTCGCGTACTGGGAGGACGGTGCCGCCTCCGGCGGCAGGATCACGAACCTCGCCGCGTGGAACGCGATGTGGTCCACGGTGACCAACACGTACGGCTCGAACCCCAACGTCTACTTCGAGCCGATGAACGAACCGCACGGTTACAGCTCGACGGAGTGGCGCAACGTCGCGGCCAACTGGCTCAGCTACCACTACTCGGCGGTGCCCAGCCGCGTGCTCATCGGGGGCACCGGGTTCAGCCAGGACCTGCGGGACGTCTGCAACGACACCCGCTTCGCCTCGACGCTGCTGTCCTTCCACCACTACGCCTTCTTCTACGGTGAGATGACCTACGACGCCTTCCGCGGCCACATCCAGACCCGCCTCGGCAACTGCGCGTCGCGGGCGGTCGCCACCGAGTTCGGCGCACCCATGAACGACGGCCGCAACTACGCCGACGCGAACAGCACCGACAACTTCGTGCGCCACATCCGCGCCATGGCCCAGGTCATGCGCGACAACCGGATGGGCGGCACCTACTGGCCCGCCCTCGGCGGAAAGCCCGGCACCATCGGCTACGACTGGTACTCGATGTACTCGCTGAGCGGCGGCGGCACCGACCTCAACCTGACCGTCCGCAACACCTCCGGCGCCGACCAGATCCGGTACGCGTGGGGCGACACCGTCGGGGGTGGCCCGACGACGTCCCCGCCGACTGGCACGTTCTACCGGATCACCGTGCGGCACAGCGGCAAGGCCATGGACGTCCAGCAGCCGAACACCGACAACGGCGCGCGCGTCGGCCAGTACACGTACAACGGCAACGCGTGGCAGCAGTGGCAGTTCCAGGACGCGGGCGGCGGCTACTGGCGACTCGTCAGCCGCAACAGCGGCAAGTGCCTCGACGTGGTGAGCGCGTCCACCGCCGACGGCGCCGAGCTGATCCAGTACACCTGTGGCGGCGGCGCCAACCAGCAGTTCCAGATGGTCGCCGACGGCAGCTACTTCCAGCTCCGGGCACGGCACAGCGGCAAGTGCGTGGACGTACCGGCAGCGTCGACCGCAGACGGAGTCATCCTCAAGCAGTACGCGTGCAACACCGGCGCCAACCAGCAGTGGTCGCGCACGAGCGTCTGA
- a CDS encoding sigma-70 family RNA polymerase sigma factor — protein MLAAARAGDGAAFSRLVAPLRDELRAHCYRMLGSFHDAEDAVQDTMDRAWRAVDRFEGHRSIRPWLYRIATNRALSLLGARGRRELPTDFTGPGMSRAEVSWLEPYPDRLAARPAESDPETRAIARETMELAFVAALQHLPPRQRAVLLLRDVLGYSAEETAGMLGTTVAAVNSAMQRARRIVAGLNPSGSQQRTLAELGDAGQREVARQYAAAWESGDVETIVAMLTEDARYSMPPLTVWYEGHEQIRGFLTEVTAGRRWRFLPTGANGQLAFGTYLWDEAAAAYLPAGLDLLVLRGRRVAEVVSFLDARLPAFDLPDRLPESSRGGDEFAARPGL, from the coding sequence ATGCTGGCGGCGGCGCGCGCGGGCGACGGCGCGGCCTTCAGCCGTCTGGTCGCACCCCTGCGGGACGAGCTGCGTGCGCACTGCTACCGGATGCTCGGTTCCTTCCACGACGCGGAGGACGCGGTCCAGGACACCATGGACCGGGCATGGCGGGCCGTCGACAGGTTCGAGGGTCACCGCTCGATCCGGCCGTGGCTCTACCGGATCGCCACCAACCGCGCTCTGTCTCTCCTCGGCGCGCGCGGGCGGCGTGAACTGCCCACCGACTTCACCGGCCCGGGCATGTCCCGGGCCGAGGTGAGCTGGCTCGAACCGTATCCGGACCGCCTTGCGGCCCGGCCCGCCGAATCGGATCCGGAGACCCGCGCGATCGCGCGGGAGACCATGGAACTCGCGTTCGTCGCCGCGTTGCAGCACCTGCCGCCGCGACAACGTGCCGTCCTGCTGCTGCGTGACGTTCTCGGTTACTCCGCCGAGGAGACCGCCGGGATGCTTGGCACCACCGTCGCCGCGGTCAACAGCGCGATGCAGCGGGCCCGCCGGATCGTCGCCGGGCTGAACCCGTCCGGGAGCCAGCAGCGGACCCTCGCCGAGCTGGGCGACGCGGGGCAGCGGGAGGTGGCCAGGCAGTACGCCGCGGCGTGGGAGTCCGGCGACGTCGAGACGATCGTGGCGATGCTGACGGAGGACGCGCGGTACTCGATGCCGCCGCTGACCGTCTGGTACGAGGGCCACGAGCAGATCCGCGGTTTCCTGACCGAGGTGACAGCGGGGCGAAGGTGGCGGTTCCTGCCGACGGGTGCCAACGGGCAGCTCGCCTTCGGGACGTACCTGTGGGACGAGGCGGCTGCCGCCTACCTCCCGGCGGGGCTGGACCTGCTCGTGCTGCGGGGACGCCGGGTGGCCGAGGTCGTCTCGTTCCTCGACGCGCGCCTGCCTGCCTTCGACCTGCCGGATCGGCTTCCGGAAAGTTCGCGCGGAGGCGATGAGTTCGCGGCCCGGCCGGGGTTGTAG
- a CDS encoding nuclear transport factor 2 family protein encodes MPSNEEQIRALVARWAAAVHEGNLAGVLADHAEDMVMFDVPPPYEGVRGLDAYREIWPPFFRWQAQGASFEVESLDVVAGEDVAFAYALLRCGTPADVAADPENRLRVTFGLRRREGRWIVAHEHHSFPLAGTEPDADAAEAEVRRLHRRWFEGTAAKDLDALMDAVADDVVSYEHDQPLRYVGVNAVREVCAAGLAASGDGSVAWDVPDLTIVVDGDLAVAWGLNHVSVRPSSGPPIESWSRGTRVFQRRDGAWLMTHQHLSYPYDPSTGTARTDLRP; translated from the coding sequence ATGCCGAGCAACGAAGAACAGATCCGGGCCCTGGTCGCGCGCTGGGCCGCCGCGGTCCACGAGGGGAACCTCGCCGGCGTCCTGGCCGACCACGCCGAGGACATGGTGATGTTCGACGTGCCGCCGCCGTACGAGGGCGTGCGCGGGTTGGACGCCTACCGGGAGATCTGGCCGCCGTTCTTCAGGTGGCAGGCGCAGGGTGCGTCGTTCGAGGTCGAGTCGCTGGACGTCGTCGCCGGCGAGGACGTGGCCTTCGCGTACGCGCTGCTGCGGTGCGGCACGCCGGCCGACGTCGCTGCGGATCCGGAGAACCGCCTGCGGGTGACCTTCGGCCTGCGGAGGCGGGAGGGCCGGTGGATCGTCGCCCACGAACACCATTCCTTCCCGCTCGCCGGTACCGAGCCGGACGCGGACGCGGCCGAGGCGGAGGTGCGCCGGCTTCACCGGCGGTGGTTCGAGGGCACGGCGGCCAAGGACCTCGATGCCCTAATGGATGCCGTCGCCGACGACGTGGTCTCGTACGAGCACGACCAACCGCTGCGATACGTCGGTGTGAACGCTGTTCGCGAGGTCTGCGCGGCGGGCCTGGCGGCGTCGGGTGACGGATCAGTCGCCTGGGACGTTCCCGACCTGACGATCGTGGTCGACGGTGACCTCGCCGTCGCGTGGGGCCTCAACCACGTCTCGGTACGCCCGAGCAGTGGTCCACCGATCGAGAGCTGGTCCCGGGGCACCCGGGTCTTCCAGCGGCGCGACGGGGCCTGGCTGATGACCCACCAGCACCTCTCCTACCCGTACGACCCCTCGACCGGGACGGCACGGACGGATCTGCGTCCGTAG
- a CDS encoding alkaline phosphatase PhoX, with amino-acid sequence MDRRAMLRATVLGAGAVALPFTAWSAAYGAPAQNAAGPYGGLQAADANGIQLPAGFTSSVVARSRRTVPGTSYTWHDAPDGGAVFPNGSGWIYVSNSEVSAGAGGGASRLVFNSSGVVVGASRILSGTDNNCAGGKTPWNTWLSCEEVSRGRVFETYPLGETAVARPAMGRFKHEAAAADPVRRVVYLTEDETDGKFYRFVPTTWGDLSAGTLQVLRAGTATSGTFTWATVPDPDGSPTPTRQQVSGAKTFNGGEGCHYADDTVWFTTKGDNRVWQVNLAAGTYELAYDDNLVSHGTAPLTGVDNITGSTAGDLYVAEDGGNMEICMITPDDKISVFLRITGQSGSEITGPAFTPAGDRLYFSSQRGTTGSSSGGITYCVTGPFRR; translated from the coding sequence ATGGATCGTCGAGCGATGTTGCGGGCCACTGTTCTCGGTGCGGGCGCCGTCGCCCTGCCGTTCACGGCGTGGTCGGCCGCGTACGGAGCCCCGGCGCAGAACGCGGCGGGGCCGTACGGTGGGCTCCAGGCCGCCGACGCCAACGGCATCCAGCTGCCGGCCGGATTCACCAGCTCGGTCGTCGCGCGATCCCGGCGGACGGTGCCGGGGACGTCGTACACCTGGCACGACGCCCCGGACGGCGGCGCCGTGTTCCCGAACGGCTCCGGCTGGATCTACGTGTCGAACTCCGAGGTGTCGGCCGGGGCGGGCGGCGGCGCCTCACGCCTCGTCTTCAACTCCAGCGGTGTCGTGGTCGGGGCGTCGCGGATCCTCTCCGGCACCGACAACAACTGCGCCGGGGGCAAGACGCCGTGGAACACCTGGCTCTCCTGCGAGGAGGTGTCCCGGGGCCGGGTCTTCGAGACGTACCCCCTCGGCGAGACCGCGGTGGCGCGTCCCGCGATGGGCCGGTTCAAGCACGAGGCGGCCGCGGCCGACCCGGTCCGCCGGGTCGTCTACCTGACCGAGGACGAGACCGACGGCAAGTTCTACCGCTTCGTGCCGACCACCTGGGGCGACCTGTCCGCCGGAACCCTCCAGGTCCTCCGCGCCGGTACGGCCACCTCCGGCACCTTCACCTGGGCCACGGTGCCCGATCCGGACGGCTCGCCCACCCCGACCCGGCAGCAGGTGTCCGGCGCGAAGACGTTCAACGGTGGCGAGGGCTGCCACTACGCCGACGACACCGTCTGGTTCACCACGAAGGGCGACAACCGTGTGTGGCAGGTGAACCTGGCCGCCGGCACGTACGAACTCGCCTACGACGACAACCTGGTCAGCCACGGCACCGCTCCGCTGACCGGCGTCGACAACATCACCGGGTCCACGGCCGGTGACCTGTACGTCGCCGAGGACGGCGGCAACATGGAGATCTGCATGATCACGCCGGACGACAAGATCTCGGTGTTCCTGCGGATCACCGGACAGAGCGGCTCGGAGATCACCGGGCCGGCGTTCACCCCGGCCGGCGACCGGCTGTACTTCTCGTCGCAGCGCGGCACGACCGGCTCGTCCTCCGGCGGCATCACCTACTGCGTCACCGGGCCGTTCCGCCGATGA
- the manD gene encoding D-mannonate dehydratase ManD: MRIVDARVIVTCPGRNFVTLKVVTDAGLTGVGDATLNGRELAVASYLRDHVVPLLIGRDPARIEDTWQYLYQGSYWRRGPVTMSAVAAVDTALWDIKGKVAGLPVYQLLGGRSREGVTVYGHANGETVDEVLTEVARFVDLGYRAVRVQCGVPGLPRTYGVSADKMFYEPADAALPTETTWSTEAYLAHAPGVFARVREEFGPTLRLLHDVHHRLTPIEAARLGKSLEPYALTWMEDPVPADLQEGFRLIRSHTTTPIAVGEVFSSIWDAAQLIREQLIDYVRTTVVHAGGITHLRRIFDLAALHHVRSGSHGATDLSPVCMAAALHLDLAIPNFGLQEYMRHTEATDEVFPHGYHYDGGYLHPAETPGLGVDIDEQAAARYPYAPAYLPVNRLADGTVHPW, encoded by the coding sequence ATGAGAATCGTCGACGCCCGGGTGATCGTGACCTGCCCCGGCCGGAACTTCGTGACCCTGAAGGTCGTGACCGACGCCGGTCTCACCGGCGTCGGTGACGCCACCCTCAACGGCCGGGAACTCGCAGTCGCGTCCTACCTGCGCGACCACGTCGTGCCGCTGCTGATCGGGCGCGACCCGGCCCGGATCGAGGACACCTGGCAGTACCTCTACCAGGGGTCGTACTGGCGGCGCGGGCCGGTCACGATGAGCGCCGTCGCCGCCGTGGACACCGCGCTGTGGGATATCAAGGGCAAGGTCGCCGGGCTGCCGGTCTACCAGCTGCTCGGCGGCCGGTCCCGCGAGGGCGTGACAGTGTACGGACACGCCAACGGCGAGACGGTCGACGAGGTGCTGACCGAGGTCGCCCGTTTCGTCGACCTCGGCTATCGCGCGGTGCGGGTGCAGTGCGGCGTGCCCGGCCTGCCCCGGACGTACGGCGTCAGCGCCGACAAGATGTTCTACGAGCCCGCCGACGCCGCGCTGCCGACCGAGACGACCTGGTCGACGGAGGCGTATCTGGCCCACGCGCCGGGCGTGTTCGCCCGGGTCCGCGAGGAGTTCGGCCCCACCCTCCGGCTGCTGCACGACGTGCACCACCGGCTCACCCCGATCGAGGCGGCGCGGCTCGGCAAGAGCCTGGAGCCGTACGCGTTGACCTGGATGGAGGATCCCGTCCCGGCGGACCTGCAGGAGGGGTTCCGGCTCATCCGCTCGCACACCACCACGCCGATCGCCGTCGGCGAGGTCTTCAGCAGCATCTGGGACGCCGCCCAGCTCATCCGGGAACAGCTCATCGACTACGTGCGCACCACAGTGGTCCACGCCGGTGGGATCACCCACCTGCGGCGCATCTTCGACCTCGCCGCGCTGCACCACGTCCGCAGCGGCTCGCACGGCGCCACCGACCTGTCCCCGGTCTGCATGGCCGCCGCGCTGCACCTGGACCTGGCCATCCCCAACTTCGGCCTGCAGGAGTACATGCGGCACACCGAGGCGACGGACGAGGTGTTCCCGCACGGCTACCACTACGACGGCGGCTACCTGCATCCGGCCGAGACTCCGGGGCTCGGGGTGGACATCGACGAGCAGGCCGCGGCCCGCTACCCGTACGCGCCGGCCTACCTGCCGGTGAACCGGCTGGCGGACGGCACCGTGCACCCCTGGTGA
- a CDS encoding alpha-glucuronidase yields the protein MSVPATGRASAGSGESAWHAAWLPPAAFRELGSRGVLVHGDGPLVDTVLDEVSRACARYGGRLWHGPPWPVDADLVLALREAGPVPNAAAEAARLGATPAVNGTGDGSLGDEGYLLTRASGVTVVLADAPAGLLYGMFHVVRLGAAAFDDDLPARRHRPALDRRMLDHWDNVAVHPVSGQVERGYAGGSVFWRDGAARREPARLRDYGRLLAACGVNAICVNNVNVHDTEALLLTDRLGDVAEIAEVLRPYGIRVHLSVTFAAPVLLGGLPTADPLDERVRAWWAAVTRRVYRRIPDFGGYLVKADSEGRPGPFAYGRDHADGANLLAEALAPHGGVVRWRAFVYDHHQDWRDRSTDRARAAHDHFAPLDGRFADNVILQVKFGPIDFQPREPVSPVLAAMPATRLAVEVQATQEYTGQQRHVCYLAPWWSEVLRFRPRGATGGTIADVAAGPAGTGGGLVAVSNVGDDPFWTGHPLAQANLYAFGRLAWDPQMDPGAILDEWIDLTWLPVSTGDPETVRRTMHAVMDDSWRTYERYTAPLGVGFMVRPGHHYGPDVDGYEYTPWGTYHFADRDGVGVDRTRATGTGFTGQYPPPWSEVYESRERCPDELLLFFHHVPYRHVLHSGRTVIQHIYDTHFAGVEEVAAMRERWRLLAGAIDPAVHDRVAERLDEQFRSAVEWRDQINTYFFRKSGIPDAHGRRIH from the coding sequence GTGAGCGTTCCGGCCACCGGCCGCGCGTCGGCCGGCAGCGGCGAGTCGGCCTGGCACGCCGCCTGGCTCCCACCAGCGGCGTTCCGCGAACTCGGCTCACGCGGCGTGCTGGTGCACGGCGACGGACCCCTGGTCGACACCGTCCTCGACGAGGTGAGCCGGGCCTGCGCCCGGTACGGCGGGCGGCTCTGGCACGGTCCGCCATGGCCGGTCGACGCGGACCTGGTGCTGGCCCTGCGCGAGGCCGGCCCGGTGCCGAACGCGGCGGCGGAGGCGGCCCGGCTCGGTGCGACACCGGCGGTGAACGGCACCGGTGACGGCTCCCTCGGCGACGAGGGGTACCTGCTGACGCGGGCGAGCGGCGTGACTGTGGTCCTGGCCGACGCGCCGGCCGGCCTGCTGTACGGGATGTTCCACGTGGTCCGGCTCGGCGCGGCGGCGTTCGACGACGACCTTCCGGCGCGGCGGCACCGGCCGGCACTGGACCGGCGGATGCTCGACCACTGGGACAACGTGGCCGTACACCCGGTGTCGGGCCAGGTCGAGCGGGGCTACGCCGGCGGCTCCGTGTTCTGGCGCGACGGCGCCGCCCGGCGCGAGCCCGCCCGGCTCCGCGACTACGGCCGCCTGCTCGCCGCCTGCGGGGTCAACGCGATCTGCGTGAACAACGTCAACGTGCACGACACCGAGGCACTGCTGCTGACCGACCGGCTCGGCGACGTCGCGGAGATCGCCGAGGTGCTGCGCCCGTACGGCATCCGGGTGCACCTGTCGGTGACCTTCGCCGCCCCGGTGCTCCTCGGTGGCCTGCCCACCGCCGATCCGCTGGACGAGCGGGTACGGGCCTGGTGGGCCGCCGTCACCCGGCGGGTATACCGGCGGATCCCCGACTTCGGCGGGTATCTGGTGAAGGCCGACTCCGAGGGCCGGCCCGGCCCGTTCGCGTACGGGCGCGACCACGCCGACGGCGCGAACCTGCTCGCCGAGGCGCTCGCACCGCACGGAGGCGTGGTGCGCTGGCGGGCGTTCGTCTACGACCACCACCAGGACTGGCGGGACCGGTCGACCGACCGGGCCCGGGCCGCCCACGACCACTTCGCGCCGCTGGACGGACGATTCGCCGACAACGTGATCCTCCAGGTGAAGTTCGGCCCGATCGACTTCCAGCCACGCGAACCCGTGTCCCCGGTGCTCGCCGCGATGCCGGCCACCCGGCTGGCGGTGGAGGTACAGGCGACGCAGGAGTACACCGGCCAGCAGCGGCACGTCTGCTACCTCGCACCCTGGTGGAGCGAGGTCCTGCGGTTCCGGCCCCGGGGCGCGACCGGCGGCACGATCGCCGACGTGGCGGCCGGCCCGGCGGGCACCGGTGGCGGCCTGGTCGCCGTGTCCAACGTGGGCGACGACCCGTTCTGGACCGGGCACCCGCTGGCCCAGGCGAACCTGTACGCCTTCGGCCGGCTCGCCTGGGACCCGCAGATGGATCCCGGCGCGATCCTCGACGAGTGGATCGACCTGACCTGGCTGCCGGTCTCCACCGGCGATCCGGAGACGGTGCGGCGGACGATGCACGCCGTCATGGACGACTCCTGGCGCACCTACGAGCGCTACACCGCCCCGCTCGGCGTCGGCTTCATGGTGCGGCCCGGCCACCACTACGGCCCGGACGTGGACGGCTACGAGTACACCCCGTGGGGCACCTACCACTTCGCCGACCGCGACGGCGTCGGGGTGGACCGGACCCGGGCGACCGGAACCGGCTTCACCGGCCAGTACCCGCCGCCGTGGTCGGAGGTGTACGAGTCACGCGAGCGCTGCCCCGACGAGTTGCTGCTGTTCTTCCACCACGTCCCGTACCGGCACGTGCTGCACAGCGGCCGTACCGTGATCCAGCACATCTACGACACGCACTTCGCCGGAGTCGAGGAGGTGGCGGCGATGCGGGAACGGTGGCGGCTCCTCGCCGGGGCGATCGACCCGGCCGTCCACGACCGGGTGGCCGAGCGCCTCGACGAACAGTTCCGCAGCGCCGTGGAGTGGCGGGACCAGATCAACACCTACTTCTTCCGCAAGTCCGGGATCCCGGACGCGCACGGTCGCCGCATCCACTGA